Proteins from a genomic interval of Neodiprion lecontei isolate iyNeoLeco1 chromosome 2, iyNeoLeco1.1, whole genome shotgun sequence:
- the LOC124292980 gene encoding uncharacterized protein F54H12.2-like, whose product MAFPHAHSGECMKSELDLFSLPPTQTSIEAAQWVHYKPVSSLTDDSPIEFVVPGSGDGYIDLTHTMLSVRVKLQPSAPTPPAGEGNAATPHATPVNNLLHSMFNQVDVFFNQKLFSPANNFHAYRAYIDTLLNYAPLAKKSHLSSALWYDSEDRV is encoded by the coding sequence ATGGCCTTCCCGCACGCGCACTCGGGTGAGTGTATGAAGTCGGAACtggatttgttttctttaccACCAACGCAGACGTCTATTGAGGCTGCTCAATGGGTACACTACAAGCCCGTATCATCTCTAACCGACGATTCCCCGATTGAATTTGTTGTACCTGGAAGCGGTGATGGGTACATCGACTTGACACACACTATGCTTAGCGTACGAGTGAAGCTACAACCGTCTGCTCCTACCCCACCGGCAGGCGAAGGCAACGCGGCTACTCCGCATGCCACTCCGGTAAACAATCTGCTTCACTCGATGTTCAATCAAGTCgatgtatttttcaatcaaaaactATTCTCACCAGCCAACAACTTTCACGCCTATCGAGCATATATAGATACTCTACTGAATTACGCACCGCTCGCCAAAAAATCCCATCTTTCTTCGGCTCTATGGTACGACAGCGAGGATAGAGTATAG